The genomic window caacaaacagtatactgaggcaatacatgtaactgatgaccgcgaccagtggagaaatattatcaatcaaactgtccgagctgctgaagcccaattatgaaccacaacacatctactaagatgttaatgactatgatgatgaattaaaacgtaaacaattgttaataatatacttatttatttttggtaaCAAAAGGTGCTTATACATCGCGTAAGAGGGTTTTTATCGTTTCGGCCCAGCGAGCGCCCGATGCCTCTGGGGTATTGTAACCGACTGACTGAGTGGCTGAAAAGAAACCACAGACGCTAATATGTTTGTGTTTTACCATCTGACCAGACgggcaataaattatttagatctggcgtttaAAGGTTGAAACATTTCTGCAGTTTTAGGAAACGTTTTCGAAAGCATGTCCAATTGTGAGTTATTggcataaggtctgataaggtaattaatttatggggaattcagtttgttaaactgaacagaccaaaaacatatggttaaGGATACATTCCGTTTCGTAAAACCGTGACCCTCTTAGGTATCTGGTTTGTATTTTACACGTGaatttatatgacccatattatttcgttttgagaaaagttattaaaaattaagaaaataaaattagcaaaaatagtaattaaagcgtaccgCTACACTCGTAATAAAATGTTGAACACTCTATACCCAAATGGGTTAATTGCTTGGATTTATTTGTTAAACCTATTCTTCCTACTGCACTTTTACTCTCTGTAACTATTACACACTACTTCATTTTCTTCATCGAAAGGTGAGAAAGAGCAAATTTTAATACCAGCATTTCGGCTGTGTAGACGGTGGCTTCATCAGACAACTTATATATACTGTTATCCATACTTGGATAACAGTATATATTACAGGGTtacggaagtcgtcagaacagttaaaaatcgcaaacttgaatattttggccatgttatgcgacgcACAGTGGTCCAAAATCACGAAAAGctggaaaaaaatttaaaaattcaacgTTTCGAGAATATTATTACATTttctaaaagagaattaaattccctattcagtGTTGGCAACCCTAGAGTTATATCTCTTATATCTGAATTTCCAGTTCAGTTCAAAGTTGACCTTCGTACGGAACAGAAGCGCAGTTAAGAATAATGAATATTTTATACGCACAGTCTTGTACGTGTATCTCGAAAACAAAGTGCGCAAATTCAATTCTGCAAAATGGAGAATATTCGTGAAGCCATCTTTAATAAAAGCcgataatattaaaatatttgtatatgtgttatattaatgcccgatttcaccaacaatacctaaacagttgccttattaagtaattcttatcgataggaacttcgTAAGTCAGTACTTAAGAACAATAGCGTTTCACAATTAAAAGAACTGTTTATCTAGGAAATTCTTTCCTAGGTATTAATtcgggtacgtttgaactatttttgataaataaaaagaagaataagatgacattaccttacttttttgattatttgtcAAAATTGTTTGTTTGCTAagttggttttattcagttttatacctactgttatagttattttatttagtagttatAGTTATTTGTAAATTcagtttgttaaattttgtatgttatttgtatatgtacagtgaaatggaggaaaagaaaagagttgtaaatttcacagatatgacgaaaaattaaatttaggtgaattgtcattaatgaaataattttaaaataaataccaTGTTAAAAAttgcttcttttattattaatttttaattatagacttttagtgatatcatgaatgggtttttgaaacacaacacagtttgttaggtagtaggtagactacataattttgacaatagacctgtaaaaaactccaaacgattttctatattttccaacacatattatatCATTAATATAAAAGATAACACAAAATTACgactaatatacctaatattacagaataacagaaaaattaaggtaagaaacaaattattgacaaacgtcacaagtacattagtcaaaattgaaaaatataacctgactgtcaacgataagtaatacctaaagtttagggagatcgaaaaccgtatcctaacgtaaggtaatgcttaagcagtttaggcaattcttatcgtatggtgaaatccgttttagagttaggaagtacctaaatccacttaggtaattcttaaatatttaggtatcattggtgaaatcgggcattagtAGATTTTAAGTTGAAGTTAAGTAATAAGAaagtatatattttgaaaaaatgaaattttcagatAGCCAAATAGTTAGGTATGTATTCCATCGAATCCAAGATGTTACTTCAATCATCTTTTAGCTTATATTTCTCtcattaatattaaaaaacaattagCTGCTACTATCTGCCCCTTTGGTTTTGCGAGAATTTTTTGTACAATCGTTAACAACGCAGAATAAACAGATCATGCCGCAGCATTCAGGTACTTGTTATGACTGTAGATCTTTAGTTATTTCAGTATCATAGGGTAAAATCAGAGATAAAAGGGTCAGGTACagtattgttgaaaaataaagtaaaaattagttttgaCTCTCATATGATTAATAATCGAATTTAACGTTGGAATAAAAAATTGGCGGATGCAAtcaacaattttgttttttgaaatttctatttcggattcgtaatcaacaacctcaaaaacccccggatATCAAATTTCGACggtattacatatatttaaaatacataaatccgccatattacatccgccattttgttttttgcaatttagaTTTCGGATTCAtaattagcgacctcaaaaacccctggATGCCTAATTTCATGCCAATAAAAAAACACTTTCATATTTTGGCCATCTTTTCGGGTTTTTGGACCACTGTGCGAcgcccagagagatataatatactctatttaataatacaagccaaggtagacggaagaagagggccaggtcgaagaagaacgtcatggcttaaaaacctgagagaatggtttaacagatcctctgcatcccttttccgggCTGCTGTCAACAAAATTATTATAGCCAATTTGAaagccaacgctcgataatcgagcacggcataTACAGACGAAgtaaaaatcataaataaaactTACCTTGTGAAAATTGGTAGGATTCAAGAAAACGGCGATCCTCTCAGTAGCTTTCAACAATCTTCCTGAAGTACCAAACTCCAAATCGGTCTCTCTCAAGTAACTCCTCGGCAGATCCATCAGATTGTTCGTCGCGTCCATTAAAATAGCCGCTATAGTTCCAACGTGTTCTTTAGGAGCATACTTCACGTAATTCTCAATAGTAGTAACTGCGTATGACAAGTCGACTACATCGTTGAATATACTTTTGTTCAGAGTGTAGTTTCTGAAGTGTTTGGCACTTTCCTCTATGCTGGTATCCACCATCGAGAACTGTTCGAGGATTTTGGTGGTGTCGGAGATGTACGAGCACATCGACGTGTTAAGATTCGACCATTGCCCGTTTTCTGTGCACGTGTAGGAAGCTTTTTGATGGGTGACGTCGTAGTTCAGATTCAACGATTCGCAGGGCATCGTTATGGTGAAATTTATGATAGCTCGTGGCCAGTTGTAGCTGCCTTTGTTGTTTCTCGTTACCGTCATGGGGCAGTATTTTGTTTTATCTGATATAACGACCACCGAAATTCCTGAAAGACATCCAGTATGagaaaaaatacaattaatacaGTCTTAGGGCACTCAATGagagtatttggctccgaattccatcatACTACATCGATttaaaaagataaaggcagtttttgtttttatttgattcagagttggaccaccatctccatatagcctatttcagcatcccatgcatcctcagtgaagctatgtggtcacaactctgaaagaaatatcaacaatccttgcctatttaagggaaaccatcgcaatgcaatgattACACCTTTTGAGACGtaatccagcgacatctctcgcaatgcgaggaaaacaacgaaaagccccagatacaaagtttactactttttaaacaattagaataattgaaataaaaatataataaacaatattttaaatctaagactttccgttaataaactgctttctggctgcatcctgtatctccggcttttacaatatataagcacaagagacgacgaaattaggagaaagcaaatagaggacactttggccacatcgatttacttgatattttcacagtaagtagggaatagctcaagaaataaagtctaccctatatactatggcgctttttatcttgggaCGGTTTCCACACCTTCAATGGGATGGAAAATTTgcttaaaatagccacggaagtggctagataacctaattctaagcaaaaactgttctataatattttttttgaaaactcaatactttttgagttattcgtggtaaaaaattggccattttcattggcacttttcgaacagttttttgcggataccttaaaaactatgcatctaacttaaaaaatctatataaaacatttttgtagcttataaaaaaacacaGAGACTCGTTCCtccataaatcttctagttataataaaaaaagagatataTATAGGTGAGCGTTTGTTTTTtatgcatgctcaaatcggtgtattcagcttgaaataacagagaaacggtcgattttaggtgtataatgctaccaattccttttgtagtgcttgtcaagacctttaaaatgaacaatattaaatttcgattacatttAAGCTAAGCGAGATATGCTCCAAAAAAATGATGTCTaatgtattttaaaaaacaatgagaagtatattatttaaaaatagaaaatatacagtttcgttttgattcaaatctgtctcctgccatcccccttTTCTGccatttctaggtctacctgttgtcaaggaggctatgcaagaagacaaatttacaccaaaacgtccgtagttctcggtacaaaataaaactatttataccgtagtatggttagaacgccctctaacgaggaataagtgaaattaatgtccactcgattcaagttctctgttaacccagatatgacgacaatatcaaaaggcaccgctaggaaaatattaaaatatgcgactcagagaacctgtatgaaacgagtctttgtactctaatacagagtatggcattagtaaaaatagaaaatatacggtttcgttttgattcaaatctgtctcctgccatagcgctatttctaggtctaccgcaaaaggcaccgctaggaaaatattccacggcctccttgacaacaggtagacctagaaatagcgctatcggggatggcaggagacagatttgaatcaaaacgaaaccgtatatTAGAGTACAAAGCCTCGTCTCATACAAGTTCTCTGAATCgcatattggaatattttcctagcggtgccttttgatattgtcatatctgggttaacagagaacttgaatcgagtcgacattcatttcaagtatgtttaacccctcatccaccagaatttaaatgcatcgttttccttctacaataccttttattatagtattatagcaagcgccagttaacttggcgacaGCGAATACGCACGACACTGAGACTGATGATCATCCCATAAGCCACTGTGCAATGCGtctcgccaagttaactggcgcttgcagtatgtatttctatgttcaaaaatggtttttgaaaaaaatagtagGGATAGCCGCAAAATATTTGCGCCTGCTCTCTTAAGATACTtcaattagtaaaaaatatatacCAACCTTTTGAGTGATTCCCATGCAAGGATAAAAACTGACAATTCCAAATACCCGTATGGTTTTTAGCTAATCTAGGAACTATAAGAGTGCTAGATATCCTCCCTGCACTACCTAATAACTCGTTTTCGATCCTTATATCAGAGAAATGATCTTTGGGATCGAAATCCAGCCAGGTCCAATGAATATCACTCTGAAGAGGATTCTCTAACGAATCAGAAATACTTGGCACATAGCACTGCATTGTAAGGGAGTCTCCCTCAAATACAACCtgtaaataagaaaaccaaaataGGAAAATTCCGCTTACTCGTGTAAGTGTTCCCAAACTTCATGTTCAATCACAAGTTAGTCcattaatttgtaatctcacattaatcttaatttattaaatttttatagttTCACTGTGTATAATTGTGAAACATATTGATTAATAGCTTAAACAGAGTTTATTCAACACTCTGCAAACTGAATAAATTGCCAAATAGTGTTACTTCTAATAATTGTACTTCATAGCGTTGCAATCGCTTTCTCATTTAAATTATATGTATTGGTAAGCTTTCAAAGTTCAAAGTTTTTGTTACTATGTAAAAGGCTATACAATAAACTTATTGATGAATCATAGACTTTTGGTGAGATTATAAATTAGCAGTCTGGACTATTTTGGCTCGCAGTCTATATAGAATAGTTTTTTATTCAAAACAAATACTTTACCTGATTTTCCTCAGGTTTCAGTTCAATAAATGGCAACCCACTACTGCCAGCAGGAGATTTACAATGGATGTCATCTCCAATTATAAGCTTTTTCAATGGTCTTCCTTTAAATGTGGATGGAGACATGCATTTTGGATTCGATGATAGCTTTAGGGATTGTCTTTGTACCCAATCGTGCAACCAGAGCAGGCTGCAGTCGCAAACTAATGGATTACTTGATATGTCTCTAAAAAAGAACAAAAGACAAGTTATGATTACAAGTGTAGACACTAATTGCCCCTCTGTGAATAAAAAATGCCTGCTATACCAGAGTATCAAAATTGTAGACAGTAAATTCTGAGGAAtgataatattttcttttttattctccATTTcatgataaaaagtaatagaaaattTTCTGTGGAGTTgatagtttacgagatacagcgcaaGAACCCTTTGCATCAATTTTTCCACGATGCCAGCcaggggacaagggtggcgacatCACAAATTTGAACTTAAGCTTATACTAACCCCCTAcacccaaaaaaaattaaattgcgTTCCCAAAAAATGCAGGTTGTGCTTTTCTTAAAAATGTCTGTGTGTTTAACTCAGTCCGGTagcgaatgtttttcagcctctatatttgTCGTCTACTAAGAGTCCTTTTTCCTTCAactttacccttcataatcagctgctaCAACTTGTACTTATATTTCTAAGTATCTGCCCCAAATATGCTGTCTCTCTTCTAACGGTGGTCAAAAGTTCTCATGTCTCTTCCCAACACCATTTCATTCGTAATATgattcaaattcaaaatatcttttattaaaaaattgtaaacaacacaCTTATAGCAAAATGGCCCCAATTGAATAATAAGTgtctaatatacatacaaaattacaATTACAACTACTGAGTGAAAAGTTAAAATGTGTGATTTAAAAACTCGTACACAGAATATGGTTCTAAATCCAATAAAATGCTTTTTATTTCAgttctaaatatattaaaattctgtTGCAATCTAACAggtaatttgttaaaaaattttatacacgAATATGTAGGTCCCCTCTCTCTTGTGACTAGCCTATGTATAGGGAAATTGAGCCCTACATACCTAGTGGGTATGCTGTGTTTTGGCTCAGAATGTGTAAACCTATCCCTATTCTTGAACAGGAACAGTAAACACTCATATATATAAAGCCCTGCCACTGTTAATAATCCTAACTCCTTAAATTTTCCCCATACAGGTCCTTCGAGCTTTTATCTTGAGCATTGTTCTTATTGCTCTCTTCTGAGCAATGAATAGGTACTCTATCAACAACAGTTCCTCCGCCCCAGAAAATAATACCATATCTGAGCATTGAGTAGATGTTCGCAAAATAAACTGTCTTAAGGTGTTGTTAATTCAAACACTTAGACATTACCCGTAATGAATAACATGCCGTGTTGATTCTTTTGCGAAACAACACAAAGATGCTCTGACCAATTCAGATGTTGAACTATGTAAATACCCaagaattttgtatttgttgATAATACAACAGTTTGATCATCCAACTCAATCTCCTCTGGAATGATCTCATTATTTTGCTTTGTGTGAAAACAAACACAGTTAGTCTTCTCggtatttaaaaccaatttattttttaagaaccAATTCTGAGCTGTTTTTAAGTGATCTGAAGAAATACTCAGATCCTCAAACGTTGATGCTAATGTTAATAAGTTTGCATCATCTGCAAAATTTACAAGGTGAGACTCACTGTTCAGTATTTCGCTACCAAGATTGTTAatgtagaaaacaaaaagaagtGGTCCTATGACACTTCCCTGAGCAATACCAAGTTGTAAATTCCCTTCTTCTGAAGAAAACTGTTGTCCTTCTCGAGTTATAATAACTTTTTGTCGTCTGTCGATGAGGTAATCTCTTATCCAGTCCCGAGCAGGGCCACGAATTCCATATCTTTCTAGTTTGTTGATAAAAATATGATGATCTATGCTGTCAAACGCTTTTGATAAGTCCAGGAACATTCCAAAGGAAATCTCCCTGTTCTCCCATCCATTCAAAATCTTATCCACGAATTCGTATGTAGCTGTTTCAAAGACCTTCCCTTGATGAttggtccatggtattttcaatattctcctaaaaagccacatctcaaaagttTCTAggtttctcattaagtcaacattaacattCCATGCTTCTACAatataaagaagaatagagtggatataacattttaccatccaatATCGTATTTGTAGATTGAGtttttggttactcagaaatttcctcatcttcaatgCTACTCTTGATTGCTCTATTATTGATGGAATTTCTGATTTAGATCTTCAGTAATTAAGACTcttaagtatttcattttgtccacttgttcaatatcttcattttttatctggatccttgttatgactTTGCCCCTCTTACTGATAatcatggtttttgttttctttatgttttttgttaaatCAAACTGTTCCCCAGTATCACAAATTGTGTTTAATAGCATATAGCATATAGCAAGTCTTTCTCACTTTCAGAGATAATAAATGAATCATCAGCATAACGAATGTTATTTATATattcactatatatatatatatattggtcCCTTCTGTAGCTGTACAATTTTCAAGTGGTTGTGTAAATAACTGTTTGGagtatgtattataaatattactaaagtaatataaatcaaaattagaataaaaatatttagaaaataagtacctatacataattaaaaataacagaaaaactaCTTacagttgtttaattttttcaagtggTGCAAATGTACCAATTGTAATAGCTGTGATCTGATTTTGATTCAGTTTAAGTCTTTCCAAATGCCTTAATTTTTCAAAGGCCAACAAATCGATATGCCTGATAATATTAATAGATAAATCCAGTCTTCTTAAATTTGGAACCTCGACAAATTGATGAGCCTTAAGCTCTGTTAATTGATTTTTACTTAGATCTCTGCAAAAAAGGTTTTTAGTTAGTCATTTGTAAGATTCATAagattgaagactctgaaagcaagattggaaattttggattcgGCACAGGAAACAttatgaataccttctacaatgggttgtacacttcgcgtcaaaaaaaactggtacaactcttatgaCCGAAactcgtgtttttcaagttgtgtaagttgatatTGTCACAaatgtcattctaatttctaggccaacgttgccagttcaacaaaaatattatatcaaactaggtaaaagcagggctgtgcgacagaccgcattttttaatatactaaaaacttgTAATTAgttaaaacaattgtaattttccgtcatctcaattaagtatccatagaTTCATTCGtgctttattataatttatgaaaatatttcaattcaaaaataatgatagataataaatcttgacatgacttattattatgtttaatgtcaaatcgagaggtgtgattggtttctcgtaaattttAGGACAAAACTGCaataagttgtgtagaataaataatacacactgaaaaaattaaaaatttaatttgaaattaatacaaaatgaataacttttacagtgaacaagtgtggaatttaaatatatgtattacaattcgaaatatacattttaaacgttatttttttgtatttagatttagtgcaattccattatctgtgatggcaacaacgaagtgattcacgaacaataattgtcactCTGGATGAATAAATGGAGATTAACAATAAATCCTTCTAAaacaaaactaataatatttaacCATAGAATCCAAGATCACTCACCAACTATAAACATATGCGACAATAttattaaaccctcccaaactgttaagtatttgggaatagaaATAGATAACAAATTGACGTTCAACCACCACACAGCAGttataaaaaggaaaattataaCTAGAGCAAAACACTTCAGaagtttaacatacaagaatgagGGAATTACGATTGAAACAGCAgccaatatttataaaatgatTTGCAGGCCCATGCTGGAGTATGGTTCTGCAATTTTCTATAATTCTAAAGGCCCtgccaaaaataatataaaagtggcTGAAACAACTAGCCTTCGACAAATTACTAGAATGCGTCATCCTGATAATCCACTTCACAATCCATCCAACAGAATGCTGTACGAGGAAACTGGAATTGAACCTATTAATGAGAGACTCAATAAGCTGTTTAAAtatctctttattaatgacagtaaCAAAAATTTGATTGAGCCCCACATTGTGAAGATACCAGAGGACAGTGCCCGTAGATATCCAGGAAGAACTCTTTTTGAAGAAATCTGCTACACATCAAGACAATAAACAACTCTATTCAAATCATCATCTGTATtgtaactaattgtcagtgatattGTGATTACCGccacatacaaatattttttttttttttaattattgtattagtattaatattaacaaaaaacatatattgtaataatgtatattaattgtgtaaattggctgaaagacttcggtcgatggccttttggtacattgtatcaataaagtatgtctctctctctctctcttgtcactctgaacacaggtttacattggaaaaaaaaagtgtaccagttttatatgacgcgaagtgtacctaaCGGAAAtaccaaaaatgaaatagactattttctaaaattggaaagaaatcctttgtaaaaggtataaaatttttttattaaaaatcccttaaaagggctacatcacaacaaaacgttttcgatttttataaaatcatcatcagtgttcgataaactggatgctagctgagccacaaaagaaaaatatctgggtaaaaaccattttacatataatatagatgccttaaacgtgcatacttcgataaaaaggcctgtgatggtcacatggcaaacaggataatgccctaaggtaaggtatacaggtttcccaacacgtgggatccaaattgagttgatcacatttcaatgacttaatggtttttacccagatatttttcttttgtggctcagctagcatccagtttatcgaacactgatgatgattttataaaaatcgaaaacgttttgttgtgatgtagcccttttaagggatttttaataaaaaaattttataccttttacaaaggatttctttccaattttgtgattgatggtatacagccaactacaggaaaaccttttcttttccttgtggattttttagactattttctctcaaacaacaaaaaaatatttcgtGGGCTTGGTGCAACAACTCACTAagtcaaaatttacatgttttgAGATCTTTACATATTTTACTAAGACGcagtcttttcacctccgaataactagttatcgggaagtttatctgataGATTAGCATGTAATCtatcagataaacttcccgataactagttatccagaggaCAAGACTGAGCCTTGGTAAAATATGTAAAGGTCTCAAAACATTTAATTTTGAATTAGTGAGTTGTTGCACCAAGCCCACGATTTCAAGATATCACAACAATAAACATTGTAACAACGGGTAGTCCAGGGTTGGGCTGATTAAAATCAAGTGATTAAAATCACGATTAAAATCATGATTTAAATCGcttgatttttaaaattaaaatcatgatttaaatcaatttttttcttttttattcagaACCAGATAACAACATAATATAAAAGTTTTCTCAAAGATCAAAAGAAGTATCCGCTTTTagcaaaaacaacaaaaaagaagTACATAATTCCAAATTCTTAAACTAAACGTAACACCTAAATTTTATTACTGTATATTTTCAGTCTATTCATTTTCGTTATACAatttaaacaaaaacacgagTTTTCCTCCTTTTTCTATGCCTAATCTGTTTCTAATATCCGAGTGTACAAGACCAAAAGAGCTAAATACGCGTTCTACTGAAGCTGAAGAAGCAGTTGCACACAGGAACTGTTTTATTATTGGCAACTGTTTCAAGATTTCCGGCTCATCTTTTTGTGATAACCACCATTGTAGTCCGTTTACATTTTTTATTACTTCGTCCGAAAACATAACTTGCTTAAATGGAGCACTGCGGGCATTTAACTTTATTACTAAAGGTAACAGTCCAGTGTTTTCATATAACTCGTTAATTGTTTCTAAAGCTATATTCTTTTCTTCTGGTGTTAActggtattttgttttttgtggATTCAACATATACGCTATAAAATGATATGGCGTTAGTGCTTGCTTATATCGATTATTAAAttgttgtgttttttgtaatggtAATTCCACAGATTCATCAAAGATATATTGTACATGTTTCCACTGCTCTACAGCATCTGCGATAGTAGCATTTTTCCTCTGCACAGTATCAAGAGCAACTGATATAGAATGATGTTTATTAAGAAAATACTTATTAATTATTAACAACGAATCACGTccttaaattttttgcaattattttgactcaccctgtatatactatgataattaatattaatttatttacctGTATTCCTCTCTTGATAATTACAAACATCGTGGTGTGCTTTAAGTCTTTGGACTAACCCTTGAATATCTTTCCTGCACTTTCTACAAATAGCCCTACACCCCAATTTATTTGGATTTGTTGTCTTAATATAGAACTGCCATATTGGGTCCtct from Diabrotica virgifera virgifera chromosome 5, PGI_DIABVI_V3a includes these protein-coding regions:
- the LOC126884905 gene encoding uncharacterized protein LOC126884905, producing the protein MSGRKEDPIWQFYIKTTNPNKLGCRAICRKCRKDIQGLVQRLKAHHDVCNYQERNTAYMLNPQKTKYQLTPEEKNIALETINELYENTGLLPLVIKLNARSAPFKQVMFSDEVIKNVNGLQWWLSQKDEPEILKQLPIIKQFLCATASSASVERVFSSFGLVHSDIRNRLGIEKGGKLVFLFKLYNENE